A genomic stretch from Candidatus Binatia bacterium includes:
- the gspN gene encoding type II secretion system protein GspN — translation MRLPRLSLPMPQLSFEWLGALGNRTVWLYVAYTAVLFVVFLLMTFPHDMIMRRALDVVGGGGDGIQFTGARFAWHRGYELDGIRIDGPDGASAPLLEVSRFWVRPSLRALLRGNPYAASLQADLYGGRAEGTIDYTAGTLAGDLSWQAVEIGRYRTITALLQEGQVAGRLSGHVDFESRGNSIEAVQAGGDIVIDGAALSGVKVEGFTVPDLALKQVRLKFALRGGRLEVTELVANGDANVQGSGQVVLRQPIQDSALNLRATILPTATTPEAVKTLISLIPRPPGSKPDAPLTVTGTLIRPRVR, via the coding sequence ATGCGCCTGCCGCGACTGTCGCTGCCCATGCCTCAGCTCTCGTTCGAGTGGCTCGGGGCTCTCGGCAACCGTACCGTGTGGCTGTACGTCGCGTACACGGCGGTGCTGTTCGTAGTGTTCCTGCTCATGACCTTCCCGCACGATATGATCATGCGCCGCGCGCTCGACGTTGTCGGCGGGGGCGGCGACGGAATCCAGTTCACGGGCGCGCGCTTTGCCTGGCACCGAGGTTACGAGCTCGACGGCATTCGCATCGACGGTCCCGACGGCGCCAGCGCACCCCTGCTCGAAGTCAGCCGTTTCTGGGTGCGTCCGTCTCTGCGCGCGCTTCTCCGCGGCAATCCGTACGCGGCCAGCCTGCAGGCGGACCTCTACGGGGGGCGCGCCGAGGGCACCATCGACTATACCGCGGGCACACTTGCCGGCGACCTGAGCTGGCAGGCGGTGGAGATCGGGCGTTACCGCACCATCACGGCGCTGCTCCAGGAAGGGCAGGTGGCGGGCCGGCTGTCGGGCCACGTCGACTTCGAAAGTCGCGGCAACTCGATCGAAGCGGTGCAGGCCGGCGGCGACATCGTGATCGACGGTGCGGCGCTCAGCGGCGTCAAGGTGGAAGGCTTCACCGTCCCCGACCTCGCGCTGAAGCAGGTGCGGTTGAAGTTCGCCCTGCGCGGCGGCCGTTTGGAGGTGACCGAATTGGTGGCGAACGGCGACGCCAATGTGCAGGGCTCCGGACAGGTGGTGCTGCGGCAGCCGATTCAGGACAGCGCGCTCAACCTGCGGGCGACCATTCTGCCAACGGCGACCACGCCCGAGGCCGTGAAGACCCTGATCTCGTTGATTCCCCGGCCGCCGGGGTCCAAGCCGGACGCTCCGCTCACCGTGACCGGGACGCTGATCCGCCCGCGGGTACGGTAG
- the gspM gene encoding type II secretion system protein GspM, producing MTYDPRTYIAGYMNRLAPRERLLLAVAAVSVAVISLYSFVWEPLQSGYELLERRIVLREKDLVEVQRQRDTYLRLLRELDANKVAISEEDPEFNMLAHLQTAISQVVTREHIQSMNPSTKARGDYQEQQVEIKLTQLSLPHIVDLLYRIEKGDHPLRFSRLQLKKRLNDVRNFDLTATVSLLGAAPATGS from the coding sequence ATGACCTACGACCCGCGTACGTATATCGCCGGCTACATGAACCGCCTGGCGCCGCGCGAGCGGTTGCTGCTCGCGGTGGCCGCCGTCAGCGTCGCGGTCATATCTCTTTACAGCTTCGTGTGGGAACCGCTGCAGAGCGGGTACGAGCTGCTGGAGCGGCGCATCGTTCTGCGCGAAAAAGACCTCGTCGAAGTGCAGCGCCAGCGCGACACGTACCTGCGGCTGTTGCGCGAGCTCGACGCTAACAAGGTCGCGATCTCCGAGGAGGACCCGGAATTCAACATGCTCGCGCATCTGCAGACGGCGATTTCCCAGGTGGTGACGCGGGAGCATATTCAGTCGATGAATCCTTCCACCAAGGCGCGCGGCGACTATCAGGAGCAGCAGGTCGAGATCAAGCTTACGCAATTGAGCCTGCCACATATCGTCGACCTGCTGTACCGCATCGAGAAGGGCGACCACCCGCTGCGCTTCAGTCGCCTGCAACTCAAGAAGCGGCTTAACGACGTGCGGAACTTCGACCTGACGGCGACGGTGTCGTTGCTCGGTGCCGCCCCGGCGACGGGATCGTGA
- the pilM gene encoding pilus assembly protein PilM: protein MPQRILALEVDSQTLKAAVVETTFRDFRVAGFFEEAVGGEGDGLAEHLRRLVAANSLEGATVLSTLPGDLVSVRTMFLPFRDRKRLDQTVPFELETQVPFGLDEIVVDYQVLQRDKAGSTVLAALVQRKDLDEHLGMLAAAGLDPKVVDVAPLATLNVLSLVGEELPGTYVYVGGSMRRLLVALFRNRRLVGVRTLVAGPPAAAAGNGHAAGTEDQVAALVGEVRWTLLALNEAPFDDGLPCLVAGEGSEFEALMRGLAGLDLDVRRLDAVPLRKVADAQRSAVPRFVTPLGLALREVEQGERLGLNFRQGEFAYHRGEDELRQALWRTASLGMIAVTLLLLSLFMSHQEMERRLASIQTQIRLVVQQTLPDVKLGRDERAQLQAEIDAAQKKLQVLSGIAPSGATAIDVLRTMAAAIPETLRIDVDEYVMDVDGVRLKARTDSFETADQIKQKLVGTRAFSDVQVKDIKQTADGSVDFRIVLNLGNKEDAAAAPAPPRQQ from the coding sequence ATGCCGCAACGCATCCTCGCTCTCGAGGTCGACTCGCAGACGCTCAAGGCCGCGGTCGTCGAAACGACGTTCCGCGACTTCCGCGTCGCCGGTTTCTTCGAAGAGGCCGTCGGCGGCGAAGGCGACGGTCTCGCCGAGCACCTCCGCCGCCTGGTCGCGGCAAACTCCCTCGAAGGCGCCACGGTGCTGTCGACGCTGCCGGGAGATCTGGTCTCGGTGCGCACCATGTTCCTGCCCTTCCGGGATCGCAAGCGGCTCGATCAGACCGTGCCCTTCGAGCTTGAAACCCAGGTGCCGTTCGGCCTCGACGAGATCGTCGTCGATTACCAGGTGCTGCAGCGCGACAAGGCCGGGTCGACCGTGCTGGCGGCCCTTGTGCAGCGCAAGGATCTCGATGAACACCTCGGGATGCTGGCGGCGGCGGGCCTCGACCCGAAGGTCGTGGACGTCGCGCCTCTGGCTACCCTCAACGTCCTGTCGCTGGTCGGCGAGGAGCTCCCCGGGACCTACGTCTACGTCGGCGGCAGTATGCGCCGACTGCTCGTGGCGCTCTTCCGAAATCGCCGGCTGGTCGGTGTGCGTACCCTGGTCGCCGGGCCGCCTGCGGCGGCGGCGGGCAACGGCCACGCCGCGGGCACCGAGGACCAGGTTGCCGCCCTGGTGGGTGAAGTTCGCTGGACTCTGCTGGCGCTGAACGAGGCGCCGTTCGACGACGGCCTGCCGTGCCTGGTTGCGGGCGAGGGCTCGGAATTCGAGGCCCTGATGCGTGGTCTGGCTGGACTCGACCTCGACGTGCGCCGCCTCGACGCCGTCCCGCTGCGGAAGGTAGCGGACGCCCAGCGCAGCGCGGTGCCCCGTTTCGTAACTCCGCTCGGTCTTGCATTGCGCGAGGTCGAGCAGGGCGAACGTCTGGGCCTTAACTTCCGCCAGGGCGAGTTCGCCTACCACCGCGGCGAAGACGAGCTGCGCCAGGCCCTCTGGCGCACGGCGTCGCTCGGCATGATTGCCGTCACGCTGCTGCTGCTCAGTCTCTTCATGTCGCACCAGGAGATGGAACGTCGCCTGGCCTCGATTCAGACGCAGATTCGGTTGGTGGTTCAGCAGACGCTGCCCGACGTCAAGCTCGGGCGCGACGAGCGGGCGCAGCTACAGGCCGAGATCGACGCGGCGCAGAAGAAGCTGCAAGTGCTGAGCGGCATTGCACCTTCGGGGGCAACCGCCATCGACGTTCTGCGCACGATGGCGGCGGCGATTCCCGAGACCTTGCGGATCGACGTCGACGAATACGTCATGGACGTCGACGGCGTGCGCCTGAAAGCCCGCACCGACTCGTTCGAGACCGCGGATCAGATCAAACAGAAGCTCGTCGGCACCAGGGCCTTTTCCGACGTCCAGGTCAAGGATATCAAGCAGACAGCCGACGGTTCGGTGGACTTCCGTATCGTGCTGAACCTGGGGAACAAGGAGGACGCGGCGGCCGCCCCGGCACCGCCGCGGCAGCAATGA
- a CDS encoding type II secretion system protein GspK, producing MTPLRNDRGIALVITLLVVAILAITVLEFAFSVHVDAHMGRNALNSLQATLLARSGINLGEAVLLQDEESTFDSRYVEDWGDEDLINSQFILPPNMQLKVRIVDESGKLNINLTRPNWRTECRDIAARPPGREYVMWLEVLDALDAQLGDAIYDYWVRACEQYGSVQPAGAAGQTPPSGRTPTPAPTQAANATPTVDPLQIFVDFPSLDDFGATLGIPARRLEQLRKVVTALPTMGPRGSAKFVNANTAPVGLLNVIVEDPDRRNDLMTRREEAGLTDQQVRQIAGSGQSGQSGQQGQTVTINPSRLLNGTSSFFLIRASAIVNASPVTGRGGVRRSASMLVQRSLAAGRPGVPGGSTGATGAGAAPRWTLRQLDWQKEGGAALFTERSDGALADDSALDPNASGTRW from the coding sequence ATGACTCCGCTGCGCAACGACCGGGGTATCGCCCTGGTGATCACTCTCCTGGTCGTGGCGATCCTCGCCATTACGGTGCTAGAGTTCGCATTTTCGGTCCACGTCGACGCTCACATGGGACGCAACGCGCTCAATAGCCTCCAGGCCACGCTGTTGGCCCGCTCGGGTATCAACCTCGGCGAGGCCGTGCTGTTGCAGGACGAGGAATCGACCTTCGATTCGCGCTATGTCGAGGACTGGGGCGACGAGGATCTGATCAACAGCCAGTTCATCCTGCCGCCAAACATGCAGTTGAAGGTCAGGATCGTGGACGAGTCCGGCAAGTTGAACATCAACCTCACCCGACCGAACTGGCGCACGGAATGTCGGGACATTGCCGCGCGGCCGCCGGGTCGCGAATACGTCATGTGGCTGGAGGTGCTCGACGCCCTCGACGCTCAGCTTGGCGATGCGATCTACGATTACTGGGTGCGAGCCTGCGAGCAGTACGGCAGCGTTCAGCCGGCCGGTGCGGCGGGGCAGACCCCGCCGTCGGGTAGAACCCCCACGCCGGCGCCGACGCAGGCGGCCAACGCAACCCCCACGGTCGACCCCCTGCAGATCTTCGTCGATTTCCCCTCGCTGGACGATTTCGGGGCGACTCTGGGTATTCCGGCCCGCCGGCTCGAGCAGTTGCGGAAGGTGGTAACGGCACTGCCGACCATGGGCCCGCGTGGGAGCGCGAAGTTCGTGAATGCCAACACCGCCCCGGTCGGCCTGCTCAATGTCATCGTCGAGGACCCCGATCGGCGCAACGACTTGATGACCCGCCGGGAGGAAGCCGGCCTGACCGATCAGCAGGTGCGGCAGATCGCCGGCAGCGGGCAGTCCGGTCAGTCGGGTCAGCAAGGGCAAACGGTGACGATCAATCCGTCGCGGCTGCTCAACGGCACGAGTTCGTTCTTCCTCATCAGGGCGAGCGCGATCGTCAATGCCAGCCCGGTTACCGGTCGTGGCGGGGTGCGACGCTCCGCGTCGATGCTGGTGCAGCGCTCGCTGGCGGCCGGACGCCCGGGCGTTCCCGGCGGTTCGACCGGGGCCACGGGAGCAGGTGCGGCGCCACGCTGGACTTTGAGGCAGCTAGATTGGCAAAAGGAAGGGGGAGCCGCGTTGTTTACCGAGCGCAGCGACGGGGCGCTGGCGGACGACAGCGCACTGGATCCCAACGCGTCCGGGACACGGTGGTAG
- a CDS encoding prepilin-type N-terminal cleavage/methylation domain-containing protein, translated as MSRRGFTLIEVLVATAILAIILTTVYGVVARTLQAKNRSEARADLYAAGREAILKMADEVEAALPPAREAVWFYGVPGEGRVPADAFQFVTVVRRQHSANQSRGGRALVSYSLDPMPATPNLFALRRQEEMANADLVAADPTDDAASEVPTPPPVIAAHLLDRVAGLRVRYLDPETGSWTDSWDTERDVRPGDPPPTLPAAVELVLFLADEEGGVHDFGTIVDLPLANLQPTPGP; from the coding sequence GTGTCGCGGCGCGGATTCACCCTGATCGAGGTCCTGGTCGCCACGGCGATTCTGGCGATCATTCTGACGACCGTCTATGGCGTGGTTGCGCGGACATTGCAGGCCAAGAACCGCTCGGAGGCCCGGGCCGACCTGTATGCTGCCGGGCGGGAAGCCATCCTGAAGATGGCCGACGAGGTCGAAGCGGCCTTGCCGCCGGCGCGCGAGGCCGTGTGGTTCTACGGCGTGCCCGGCGAAGGGCGCGTTCCCGCCGACGCGTTTCAGTTCGTGACCGTCGTTCGTCGCCAGCACTCCGCCAACCAGAGCCGTGGCGGACGCGCGCTGGTGTCCTATTCCCTCGATCCGATGCCCGCTACGCCGAACCTGTTTGCGCTGCGCCGGCAGGAGGAAATGGCTAACGCGGACCTCGTGGCCGCGGACCCGACCGACGACGCCGCGTCCGAGGTGCCGACGCCGCCCCCGGTGATCGCGGCCCATCTGCTCGACCGCGTGGCGGGTCTGCGGGTGCGTTATCTGGATCCGGAGACCGGGTCGTGGACCGACTCGTGGGATACGGAACGCGACGTCCGCCCCGGCGATCCGCCGCCGACGTTGCCGGCCGCCGTGGAACTGGTGCTGTTCCTGGCCGACGAAGAGGGCGGCGTGCACGACTTCGGTACGATCGTGGACCTGCCGCTGGCCAATCTCCAGCCCACCCCCGGACCATGA
- a CDS encoding prepilin-type N-terminal cleavage/methylation domain-containing protein has protein sequence MPAEPGHGPRRSSAGGFTLLEVMVALAVIAFALVGLLGLQARNVKMIARGQNLTRATLLARELISQIQVEVDTRGFDGLGDSQGVFEGYPGYRWEREVLTTGLDELREVIVRVIWDERTPNACQLVYFVRAPMV, from the coding sequence ATGCCGGCTGAGCCGGGCCATGGACCGCGCCGGTCGTCTGCCGGCGGGTTCACGCTGCTCGAAGTCATGGTGGCGCTTGCGGTGATCGCCTTCGCCCTGGTGGGCTTGCTCGGCCTGCAGGCGCGCAACGTCAAGATGATCGCCCGCGGCCAGAATCTCACTCGCGCCACGCTGCTCGCCCGTGAACTCATCAGCCAGATTCAGGTGGAGGTGGATACCAGGGGCTTCGACGGTCTTGGCGATTCGCAGGGTGTTTTCGAGGGCTATCCCGGTTACCGCTGGGAGCGCGAAGTGCTGACCACGGGGCTCGACGAACTGCGCGAGGTCATCGTGCGCGTGATCTGGGACGAGCGCACGCCGAATGCCTGCCAGCTCGTTTACTTCGTTCGCGCTCCGATGGTGTGA
- a CDS encoding GspH/FimT family pseudopilin, whose protein sequence is MPISTTRAKRLWRRQRGRGEAGFTLLEISLVVLILGVMLTLLLPRLRDPGRAELDAQARRLMLVFRLLRSEAVLNGSAYRLNYDLDQQRYWAMPQEGGDLMDFARDMGSLARGTQLVAPVGIADVVLPTLVGKVAEGQVYTVFYPDGSVDPTVIHLGNGREAYTLWLNPMNGRLVADRGYQDVEYAG, encoded by the coding sequence ATGCCGATATCGACAACAAGGGCTAAACGCCTTTGGCGGCGGCAGCGCGGGCGGGGCGAGGCGGGATTCACGCTCCTCGAGATCTCGCTGGTCGTCCTCATCCTCGGCGTGATGCTCACCCTGCTCCTGCCCCGACTCCGCGACCCGGGACGGGCCGAACTCGATGCGCAGGCGCGGCGCCTGATGCTCGTGTTCCGGTTGTTGCGCAGCGAGGCGGTGCTCAACGGCTCGGCGTATCGCCTCAACTACGACCTCGATCAGCAGCGCTATTGGGCGATGCCCCAGGAAGGTGGCGATCTCATGGACTTTGCCAGGGATATGGGATCGTTGGCGCGCGGCACCCAGCTCGTGGCGCCAGTCGGTATTGCCGATGTCGTACTGCCCACCCTGGTGGGCAAGGTCGCCGAGGGGCAGGTGTACACCGTTTTCTATCCGGACGGCTCGGTCGACCCAACGGTAATCCACCTCGGCAACGGCCGCGAGGCGTACACCCTGTGGCTGAACCCGATGAACGGACGACTCGTTGCCGACCGGGGATACCAGGACGTCGAGTATGCCGGCTGA
- the gspG gene encoding type II secretion system major pseudopilin GspG, translated as MNELEGLPMWRLRGSGGFTLIEIMVVVFILGLLVTLVAPKIIGRTDEARRTKAAADIKGMEEALHLFKLDNGFYPSSGDGLNGLVTKPANARNFSPDGYLDKVPLDPWGNPYAYFSDGSDFVIKSYGADGQEGGEGKNADIDNKG; from the coding sequence ATGAATGAATTGGAGGGTTTGCCCATGTGGCGTTTGCGAGGAAGCGGGGGTTTCACGCTCATCGAGATCATGGTCGTCGTCTTTATTCTGGGCCTGCTCGTTACGCTGGTGGCGCCGAAGATCATCGGGCGCACCGACGAGGCGCGGCGCACCAAGGCGGCGGCCGACATCAAGGGCATGGAGGAGGCGTTGCACCTGTTCAAACTGGACAACGGCTTCTACCCGTCGAGCGGCGACGGGCTCAACGGCCTGGTGACCAAACCGGCCAATGCGCGCAACTTCAGCCCCGACGGCTACCTCGACAAGGTGCCTCTCGATCCGTGGGGCAACCCGTATGCGTACTTCAGCGACGGGTCCGATTTCGTCATCAAGTCGTACGGCGCCGACGGCCAGGAGGGCGGCGAAGGCAAGAATGCCGATATCGACAACAAGGGCTAA
- the gspF gene encoding type II secretion system inner membrane protein GspF: MPVYAYKGLNNSGRAVSGIVDADNPKGARFKLRRDGIFPTDVVEQEREAQKGVAAAGFTLGQLFERITPQDLALLTRQLATLVGAGLPLVDCLSALIDQVENARTKRILSQVREQVTEGMSLADALKAHPRIFTDLYVNMVRAGEASGALDVVLLRLADYTESYAALRDKVRSALTYPVLMAVVSTGILFFLLSYVVPKVTKIFSENQAALPVMTTILLAVSGFLQDYWWLVVGTLVMAVIAVRVSTRTPAGRLRYDRYVLRLPYAGKVIKKVALARFSRTLSTLLSSGIALLQSLDIVKNVVSNTVLAAAIEDARASIREGQSIAPPLKKSGLFPAMLIHMIAVGEKSGELEQMLAKAADAYDNEVSSSIAAFTSIFEPMMILIGGAVVLFIVLAILLPIFELNQLVR; this comes from the coding sequence ATGCCGGTTTACGCTTACAAAGGTCTCAACAACTCCGGTCGTGCCGTGTCGGGTATCGTCGATGCCGACAACCCGAAGGGCGCCCGGTTCAAGCTGCGTCGCGACGGCATTTTTCCCACTGACGTCGTCGAACAGGAGCGCGAGGCCCAGAAGGGCGTGGCGGCGGCGGGATTCACGCTCGGACAGCTCTTCGAACGCATCACGCCGCAGGACCTCGCCCTGCTGACCCGCCAGCTCGCGACGCTGGTGGGTGCCGGGCTGCCGCTGGTCGACTGCCTGTCGGCGCTGATCGATCAGGTCGAGAACGCCCGCACCAAGCGCATCCTCTCGCAGGTGCGCGAGCAGGTTACCGAGGGCATGTCGCTTGCCGACGCGCTCAAGGCGCACCCGCGTATCTTCACCGACCTGTACGTGAACATGGTGCGCGCCGGCGAAGCCAGCGGCGCTCTCGACGTCGTCCTGTTGCGGCTCGCCGACTACACCGAGAGCTACGCCGCGCTGCGCGACAAGGTGCGCTCGGCGCTGACCTATCCCGTGCTCATGGCGGTGGTGAGCACCGGCATCCTCTTCTTCCTGCTGTCTTACGTGGTGCCCAAGGTCACCAAGATTTTCAGCGAGAATCAGGCGGCGCTGCCGGTGATGACGACCATCCTGCTCGCCGTCAGCGGCTTCCTGCAGGATTACTGGTGGCTGGTCGTGGGCACCCTGGTCATGGCCGTGATCGCCGTGCGGGTGAGCACCCGCACCCCGGCCGGACGCCTGCGTTACGACCGCTACGTGCTGCGGCTCCCATACGCCGGCAAGGTGATCAAGAAGGTCGCGCTGGCGCGCTTCTCTCGCACCCTGTCGACCCTGCTGAGCAGCGGCATCGCGCTGCTGCAATCGCTCGATATCGTCAAGAACGTCGTCAGCAATACGGTGCTGGCCGCCGCCATCGAAGATGCGCGGGCCAGCATTCGCGAAGGGCAGAGCATCGCCCCGCCGCTGAAGAAGAGCGGCCTCTTTCCCGCCATGCTGATTCATATGATCGCGGTCGGCGAGAAGAGTGGCGAACTGGAGCAGATGCTGGCCAAGGCCGCCGATGCCTACGACAACGAGGTTTCGTCGTCGATTGCCGCCTTTACCAGCATCTTCGAGCCGATGATGATCCTCATCGGCGGGGCGGTCGTGTTGTTCATCGTGCTGGCCATCTTGCTGCCGATTTTCGAGCTCAACCAGCTCGTTCGTTGA
- the gspE gene encoding type II secretion system ATPase GspE — MAVAAASLESFLVEQGAISAETLEKARERLRDGKGLGDVLQEMGAVDAGTWARALATHFGLPYVDTLPLSDDGPALELIRNLPINFAKRYLLLPVTTADDDAVVVATADPASIGALDDVRLLLRRPIRVVVAPAPVITDAINRIYDLASGSAHELMDGLDQERLDLVATDLEEPRDLLESDDEAPIIRLVNSLLFQAVKDRASDIHIEPFERDLTVRFRIDGVLYDILSPPKRFQPVIISRVKIMAGLNIAEKRLPQDGRIRIRLAGKDVDIRVSVVPTAYGERVVMRLLDKTSTVLHLEELGLQGAKHEAVSRLIRQSHGIVLVTGPTGSGKTTTLYACLAKINTSDKNIITIEDPIEYQLHGIGQIQVNPKIDLTFASGLRSILRQDPDVIMVGEIRDTETAEIAIQAALTGHLVFSTLHTNDSFGAMTRLLDMGIEPFLVSSSVIAVMAQRLVRRVCSACREAYRPTREELEEVGLTPQRAAGREIFRPGPGCPQCKKTGYRGRSGIHELLVVDDEIRGLVMKNSDAASIRRAATARGMNTLREDGAEKVLAGITTIEEILRVTQEDLF; from the coding sequence ATGGCCGTCGCCGCCGCATCTCTCGAATCCTTTCTCGTCGAGCAGGGCGCCATCTCAGCGGAAACGCTGGAGAAGGCGCGTGAGCGTCTGCGCGACGGCAAGGGTCTTGGCGACGTCTTGCAGGAGATGGGTGCGGTGGATGCGGGGACGTGGGCGCGCGCCCTGGCCACCCACTTCGGTCTGCCCTACGTCGACACCCTGCCGCTGTCCGACGACGGTCCCGCGCTCGAATTGATTCGCAACCTGCCGATCAATTTCGCCAAACGTTATCTGCTCCTTCCGGTCACCACCGCCGACGACGACGCCGTGGTGGTCGCCACCGCCGACCCGGCCAGCATCGGTGCCCTCGACGATGTCCGCCTGCTGTTGCGGCGGCCTATCCGCGTCGTTGTCGCGCCGGCGCCTGTGATCACCGACGCGATCAACCGCATTTACGACCTGGCCTCGGGTTCGGCCCACGAACTCATGGACGGGCTCGACCAGGAACGGCTCGATCTGGTGGCCACCGACCTCGAAGAGCCGCGCGACTTGCTCGAATCCGACGATGAGGCGCCGATCATCCGTCTCGTCAACTCGCTGCTGTTTCAGGCGGTCAAGGACCGCGCCAGCGATATTCACATCGAGCCGTTCGAGCGCGATCTGACCGTCCGATTCCGCATCGACGGCGTGCTCTACGATATCCTCTCCCCGCCGAAACGCTTTCAGCCCGTCATCATCTCGCGCGTCAAGATCATGGCCGGCCTCAACATTGCCGAGAAACGGCTGCCCCAGGACGGCCGCATCCGTATCCGCCTGGCCGGCAAGGACGTCGATATCCGCGTTTCCGTGGTTCCGACGGCATACGGCGAACGTGTGGTGATGCGTTTGCTGGACAAGACCTCGACCGTCTTGCACCTCGAGGAACTCGGCCTGCAGGGTGCGAAACACGAGGCGGTGTCCCGTCTCATCCGCCAGAGCCACGGCATCGTCCTGGTCACGGGTCCGACCGGCAGCGGTAAGACGACGACCCTGTACGCCTGCCTGGCGAAGATCAACACCAGCGACAAGAACATCATCACCATCGAGGACCCGATCGAGTATCAGCTCCACGGTATAGGTCAGATCCAGGTGAACCCGAAGATCGATCTGACCTTCGCCAGCGGCTTGCGCTCGATTCTGCGCCAGGACCCGGACGTCATCATGGTCGGCGAGATCCGCGATACCGAAACCGCCGAGATTGCCATTCAGGCGGCGCTCACCGGACACCTCGTGTTTTCGACCTTGCACACCAACGACTCCTTCGGGGCCATGACCCGGTTGCTCGATATGGGCATCGAGCCGTTTCTGGTCTCGTCGTCGGTGATTGCCGTGATGGCCCAGCGCCTCGTGCGGCGGGTGTGCTCGGCTTGCAGAGAGGCCTACCGGCCGACCCGCGAGGAGCTCGAAGAGGTGGGCCTGACACCGCAACGCGCCGCCGGGCGCGAGATATTCAGGCCGGGACCCGGTTGCCCGCAGTGCAAGAAGACCGGCTATCGCGGCCGCAGCGGCATTCACGAGCTGCTGGTGGTCGACGACGAGATCCGCGGCCTGGTGATGAAGAACTCCGATGCGGCGAGCATCCGTCGAGCCGCGACGGCGCGAGGCATGAACACCCTGCGCGAAGACGGCGCGGAGAAGGTGCTGGCCGGGATCACGACGATCGAGGAGATCCTGCGGGTGACCCAGGAGGATCTGTTCTGA